One segment of Theobroma cacao cultivar B97-61/B2 chromosome 9, Criollo_cocoa_genome_V2, whole genome shotgun sequence DNA contains the following:
- the LOC18589888 gene encoding exosome complex component RRP45A isoform X2: protein MGIVTAQLVQPYRDRPKEGILSIFTEVSPMADPSFEPGHPGELAVELGRIIDRGLRESKAVDTESLCVLAGKFVWAIRIDLHILDNGGNLVDAANIAALAALLTFRRPECSLGGEDGQEVIVHPPEIREPLPLIVHHLPIAITFGFFSNDSILVIDPTHNEEAVMGGRMTTTVNANGDICAIQKAGGEGVPQRVIMQCLQLATAKAAGITKQIKEAVEVYNTERALRKIKRHPTSTGVNVKERQDQSVGK, encoded by the exons ATGGGCATTGTTACTGCTCAACTGGTTCAGCCTTATAGAGACCGACCTAAGGAAGGGATACTTTCGATCTTCACCGAGGTTTCTCCAATGGCTGATCCTTCATTTGAGCCAGGCCATCCTGGAGAATTGGCTGTGGAGTTGGGACGTATAATTGATCGTGGTCTAAG GGAAAGCAAGGCTGTGGATACTGAATCACTGTGTGTTCTAGCTGGCAAGTTTGTGTGGGCTATTCGTATTGATCTCCACATTCTAGATAATGGAGG AAACCTTGTTGATGCTGCTAATATTGCTGCTTTGGCTGCTCTACTGACATTCCGGAGGCCTGAATGCTCATTAGGAGGAGAAGATGGTCAGGAAGTAATAGTACATCCACCTGAG ATAAGGGAGCCTCTTCCTTTGATTGTGCATCATCTTCCAATTGCGATAACCTTTGGGTTTTTTAGTAATGATAGCATTCTG GTAATAGATCCAACCCACAATGAGGAAGCTGTTATGGGTGGACGAATGACTACAACAGTTAACGCAAATGGTGATATTTGTGCAATTCAAAAGGCTGGTGGAGAAGGTGTCCCTCAAAGAGTTATCATGCAATGTTTGCAGCTTGCTACGGCAAAGGCTGCGGGAATAACAAAGCAAATTAAAGAAGCC GTTGAAGTGTACAACACAGAAAGAGCTTTGCGAAAGATCAAGCGCCACCCTACCTCTACTGGTGTTAATGTTAAAGAGAGACAAGACCAGTCTGTTGGTAAGTAA
- the LOC18589888 gene encoding exosome complex component RRP45B isoform X1, with product MEGRLANAWRLTANDKSFIRTALLSEIRIDGRKPYEYRKIVVKFGREDGSSEVQLGQTRVMGIVTAQLVQPYRDRPKEGILSIFTEVSPMADPSFEPGHPGELAVELGRIIDRGLRESKAVDTESLCVLAGKFVWAIRIDLHILDNGGNLVDAANIAALAALLTFRRPECSLGGEDGQEVIVHPPEIREPLPLIVHHLPIAITFGFFSNDSILVIDPTHNEEAVMGGRMTTTVNANGDICAIQKAGGEGVPQRVIMQCLQLATAKAAGITKQIKEAVEVYNTERALRKIKRHPTSTGVNVKERQDQSVGK from the exons ATGGAAGGTAGATTGGCGAATGCGTGGCGGTTGACAGCGAACGACAAGAGTTTCATCAGAACTGCTTTGCTTTCTGAAATTCGAATCGATGGACGAAAGCCCTATGAATACCGTAAGATTGTTGTCAAGTTTGGCAG AGAGGATGGCTCATCAGAGGTGCAGCTAGGCCAGACTCGTGTTATGGGCATTGTTACTGCTCAACTGGTTCAGCCTTATAGAGACCGACCTAAGGAAGGGATACTTTCGATCTTCACCGAGGTTTCTCCAATGGCTGATCCTTCATTTGAGCCAGGCCATCCTGGAGAATTGGCTGTGGAGTTGGGACGTATAATTGATCGTGGTCTAAG GGAAAGCAAGGCTGTGGATACTGAATCACTGTGTGTTCTAGCTGGCAAGTTTGTGTGGGCTATTCGTATTGATCTCCACATTCTAGATAATGGAGG AAACCTTGTTGATGCTGCTAATATTGCTGCTTTGGCTGCTCTACTGACATTCCGGAGGCCTGAATGCTCATTAGGAGGAGAAGATGGTCAGGAAGTAATAGTACATCCACCTGAG ATAAGGGAGCCTCTTCCTTTGATTGTGCATCATCTTCCAATTGCGATAACCTTTGGGTTTTTTAGTAATGATAGCATTCTG GTAATAGATCCAACCCACAATGAGGAAGCTGTTATGGGTGGACGAATGACTACAACAGTTAACGCAAATGGTGATATTTGTGCAATTCAAAAGGCTGGTGGAGAAGGTGTCCCTCAAAGAGTTATCATGCAATGTTTGCAGCTTGCTACGGCAAAGGCTGCGGGAATAACAAAGCAAATTAAAGAAGCC GTTGAAGTGTACAACACAGAAAGAGCTTTGCGAAAGATCAAGCGCCACCCTACCTCTACTGGTGTTAATGTTAAAGAGAGACAAGACCAGTCTGTTGGTAAGTAA
- the LOC108663182 gene encoding uncharacterized protein LOC108663182: MPPRRGRPPLYRSVGRGRGRARLSQPDPVERESAAPTFRAAPAVEPTEIPPPPPPPTATPGVHAMSLEAVQALAAFLNVIMGQAQAGRVPHTVPPAVSPVPPPPPLVPPPVPDVSISKKLKEARQLGCTSFVGDLDATAAKDWITQVTETFVDMKLDDDMKLMVATRLLEKRARTWWSSVKSRSITSLTWIDFLQEFDGQYYTYFHQKEKKREFLSLQQGNLTIEEYEARFNELMSYVPDLVKSEQDQASYFEEGLRNEIRERMTVTGREPHKEVVQMALRAEKLTNENRRMRAEFAKRRNPNVSSSQLPKRGKDTFASESTVSVPVISPRPPLSQLQQRPPRFNRSGMSSTSEKSFGGLNKCEKCGRYHVGECWGIRCFHCDQPGHIRSDCPQLGRATVAAPSPLTHTDMQRRDSSGVHPRQGVTVRSEMGSNTPAQPPLRPLTRSSTRVFAVTEDEARVRSGESE; the protein is encoded by the coding sequence atgcctcctcgacgtggGCGTCCACCTCTCTATAGGTCAGTAGGGAGGGGAAGAGGCCGTGCTAGACTTAGTCAGCCAGATCCCGTGGAAAGGGAGTCTGCTGCACCTACTTTTCGAGCAGCACCTGCTGTTGAGCCTACTGAGAttcctccacctcctccaccacctactGCTACTCCTGGTGTTCATGCCATGTCTCTTGAGGCAGTCCAGGCATTAGCAGCTTTTCTTAATGTCATTATGGGCCAAGCTCAAGCTGGTCGAGTCCCTCATACTGTTCCCCCAGCAGTATCTCCAgtgccaccaccaccacctctTGTTCCACCACCAGTGCCAGATGTCTCCATTTCCAAAAAGCTTAAGGAAGCTAGGCAGCTGGGTTGCACTTCTTTTGTTGGTGATTTGGATGCAACCGCAGCTAAAGATTGGATTACTCAGGTAACGGAGACATTTGTGGATATGAAAttggatgatgatatgaaGTTAATGGTGGCCACAAGATTactagagaagagggctcgtacaTGGTGGAGCTCGGTAAAATCACGTTCCATTACTTCGTTGACTTGGATAGACTTCCTACAAGAATTCGACGGTCAATACTACACCTACTTTcatcaaaaagagaagaagagagaattccTAAGTTTACAACAAGGGAATTTAACCATAGAAGAGTACGaggctcgttttaacgagctgatGTCATATGTGCCAGACCTGGTGAAGTCTGAGCAAGATCAAGCTAGTTATTTTGAAGAAGGGCTCCGTAACGAGATCAGAGAGAGGATGACTGTGACAGGCCGGGAGCCTCATAAAGAAGTTgtacagatggctttaagGGCCGAAAAACTCACGAATGAAAATCGGAGAATGCGAGCTGAGTTTGCAAAGAGGAGAAACCCGAATGTATCCTCTAGTCAACTGCCCAAAAGAGGTAAGGACACATTTGCTTCTGAGAGTACTGTTTCTGTTCCGGTGATATCTCCTCGACCCCCACTTTCACAGTTACAGCAGAGACCTCCGAGATTTAACAGGTCTGGGATGAGTAGTACTTCCGAGAAGAGTTTTGGAGGTTTAAATAAATGCGAAAAATGTGGGAGATATCATGTTGGGGAGTGTTGGGGCATAAGATGCTTTCATTGTGACCAGCCGGGCCACATTAGGAGTGACTGCCCACAGTTAGGACGGGCTACAGTAGCTGCTCCATCCCCACTAACTCATACggatatgcagaggagagattcctcTGGAGTACACCCGAGGCAGGGGGTAACTGTACGATCTGAAATGGGTAGCAACACCCCAGCACAACCACCTTTGAGGCCATTGACTCGTTCTTCAACAAGAGTTTTCGCTGTAACGGAAGATGAAGCACGAGTCCGATCTGGAGAAAGTGAGTGA